A DNA window from Haliovirga abyssi contains the following coding sequences:
- a CDS encoding ABC transporter ATP-binding protein — protein sequence MGSNYILEMKNIRKVFGKVVANDSVTLKVQKGEIHAIVGENGAGKSTLMKILNGLYQPTSGEIRLHNEKVDIDGPGEASRMGIGMVYQHFMLVPTLTVAENMILGVEPKTGMFLDINKAREEVKVVSEKYGLKIDPDAIVNQLSVGMQQRVEILKILFKGAELLVFDEPTAVLTPQEVKELYKIMKNLISEGKTIIFITHKLQEVLDTANNITVIRRGKNVGELDVKDATKEKIANLMVGRAVLFELNRKEVELGEKLVEVSNLNVKNRQGMIAVKDLSFDIRKGEIFGIAGVEGNGQTELIEAISGLMKAESGSFKIAGKDLLNHSPREITLNGFAHIPEDRHKRAAIDEYDVEYNLALGVHKDKYQKGINLDFSKMEKESTEFLEKYDIRPRNINTKFGRLSGGNQQKVIVARELEKKHEFIIASQPTRGVDIGAIESIHNMILKEKENKKAILVVSAELSEVMSLSDRIGVMFEGEIVGIIDRKDATEEKLGILMAGGKIDE from the coding sequence ATGGGGAGCAATTACATTTTAGAAATGAAAAATATTAGAAAAGTATTCGGTAAAGTAGTTGCAAACGATAGTGTTACCCTTAAAGTACAAAAAGGTGAAATACATGCTATCGTTGGGGAAAATGGGGCCGGAAAATCTACGTTAATGAAAATATTAAATGGATTATATCAACCAACATCAGGAGAGATACGTTTACATAATGAAAAAGTTGATATAGATGGACCAGGTGAAGCATCAAGAATGGGAATAGGAATGGTGTATCAACATTTTATGCTTGTACCTACTCTTACTGTAGCTGAAAATATGATATTAGGTGTGGAACCAAAAACAGGAATGTTTTTAGATATTAACAAAGCTAGAGAAGAGGTTAAAGTTGTTTCAGAAAAATATGGATTAAAAATAGATCCAGATGCAATAGTAAATCAATTATCAGTTGGAATGCAACAAAGAGTAGAAATATTGAAAATTTTATTTAAAGGAGCAGAACTTTTAGTATTTGATGAACCAACAGCAGTATTGACTCCTCAAGAAGTAAAAGAGCTATATAAGATAATGAAAAATTTGATAAGTGAAGGAAAAACTATTATTTTTATAACTCATAAATTACAAGAGGTATTGGATACAGCAAATAATATAACAGTTATAAGAAGAGGTAAAAATGTTGGAGAATTAGATGTAAAAGATGCAACAAAAGAAAAAATTGCAAATTTGATGGTTGGAAGAGCGGTTCTGTTTGAATTAAATAGAAAAGAAGTAGAGCTTGGAGAAAAACTTGTTGAAGTATCTAATTTGAATGTAAAAAATAGACAAGGAATGATAGCAGTAAAAGATTTATCATTTGATATAAGAAAAGGAGAAATATTTGGTATAGCTGGTGTAGAAGGAAATGGTCAAACTGAATTAATAGAAGCTATATCAGGGTTAATGAAAGCTGAAAGTGGTTCTTTTAAAATAGCGGGGAAAGATTTATTGAATCATTCACCAAGAGAGATTACTTTAAATGGTTTTGCACATATACCAGAAGATAGACATAAAAGAGCAGCAATTGATGAATATGATGTAGAATATAATTTAGCTTTAGGTGTACATAAAGATAAATATCAAAAAGGAATAAATTTGGATTTTAGTAAAATGGAAAAAGAGAGTACAGAATTTTTGGAAAAATATGATATTAGGCCAAGAAATATTAATACAAAATTTGGACGATTATCAGGTGGAAATCAACAAAAGGTTATAGTTGCTCGTGAATTAGAAAAAAAACATGAATTTATAATAGCTTCTCAACCTACAAGAGGGGTAGATATAGGAGCAATAGAGTCAATTCATAATATGATATTAAAAGAAAAAGAAAATAAAAAAGCAATTTTAGTAGTTTCTGCAGAACTTTCAGAAGTTATGAGCTTAAGTGATAGAATAGGTGTAATGTTTGAAGGAGAAATTGTAGGAATAATAGATAGAAAAGATGCTACCGAAGAAAAACTTGGAATTTTAATGGCGGGAGGTAAAATTGATGAATAA
- a CDS encoding purine-nucleoside phosphorylase: protein MYDKVMKTVEFLKAKTEYRPKVAVILGSGLGGLVDLITEKEFVDYKDIPNFPVSTVEGHKGRLVFGKIGDVELLAMQGRFHYYEGYAMKEVTYPEYVMKMFGIEKLIVSNAAGGVNRSFTPGDLMIITDHINLFGDNPLLGANDKRFGARFPDMSEAYKKNLMAKAKEVADKIGVNYQEGVYAGLTGPYYETGAEIQYLSRIGADAVGMSTVPEVIAANYLGMNVLGISCITNMATGISKTAHSHESVVDTANKATAEFCRWVEEIIKNID from the coding sequence ATGTATGATAAAGTTATGAAAACAGTAGAATTTTTAAAAGCAAAGACAGAGTACAGACCTAAAGTTGCAGTTATATTAGGTTCTGGATTAGGTGGATTAGTTGATTTAATAACTGAAAAAGAGTTTGTTGATTACAAAGATATACCAAATTTCCCAGTTTCTACAGTAGAAGGGCATAAAGGAAGATTGGTGTTTGGAAAAATTGGAGATGTAGAATTATTAGCTATGCAAGGAAGATTTCATTATTATGAAGGGTATGCAATGAAAGAGGTTACTTATCCAGAATATGTTATGAAAATGTTTGGAATTGAAAAACTTATAGTAAGTAATGCAGCTGGTGGAGTAAATAGAAGCTTTACACCTGGAGATTTAATGATTATAACTGATCATATAAACTTATTTGGAGATAATCCTTTATTAGGAGCAAATGACAAGAGATTTGGAGCTAGATTTCCTGATATGTCAGAAGCATATAAGAAAAATTTAATGGCTAAAGCCAAAGAGGTGGCTGATAAAATTGGCGTAAATTATCAAGAAGGAGTTTATGCTGGACTTACAGGACCATATTATGAAACAGGAGCAGAAATTCAATATTTATCAAGAATTGGAGCAGATGCTGTAGGTATGTCAACAGTTCCAGAAGTAATTGCTGCAAACTATTTAGGAATGAATGTTTTAGGAATATCTTGTATAACAAATATGGCAACAGGAATATCAAAAACAGCACATTCACATGAGTCAGTAGTGGATACTGCAAATAAAGCTACAGCTGAATTTTGCAGATGGGTAGAAGAAATAATAAAAAATATAGACTAA
- a CDS encoding LacI family DNA-binding transcriptional regulator encodes MGIKKIAKLADVSISTVSRVINAPEKVKEETRERVQKIIEENNYRPNLLAKELLKNKTNLIGVLLPRIDVSIFATAVEGVAKTLNEKGYNILLANAREKVEEEIKYFQLFQEKRVDGILFFTTELKDEHIEIIKKIDVPLVIIGQKNRRIDVPSVLYDYYNASKKAVEYLIERGHKKIAFLGVPETNTYLGQLSKEGYLDALEENGISIKKEYMYIGDFAVGTGYTAIKHIIEKSKEIPTAIYAATDHLAITAMHYLYEKGIRVPEDMSIVGSDDMEISKYTNPALTTIKYDYFGAGVQAANLVLDKVEGKSGVLKTVVIDYTLQERDSTKRIK; translated from the coding sequence ATGGGAATAAAAAAAATTGCAAAATTAGCAGATGTTTCTATTTCAACTGTATCTAGAGTTATAAATGCACCAGAAAAAGTGAAAGAAGAAACCAGAGAAAGAGTGCAAAAGATAATAGAGGAAAATAATTATAGACCAAATTTATTAGCAAAAGAGCTTTTGAAAAACAAGACAAATTTAATAGGGGTGTTATTACCTAGAATTGATGTAAGTATATTCGCAACTGCAGTAGAAGGAGTAGCAAAAACTCTTAATGAAAAAGGGTATAATATACTTTTGGCTAATGCAAGAGAAAAAGTGGAAGAAGAGATAAAGTATTTTCAACTTTTTCAAGAAAAAAGAGTTGATGGGATACTGTTTTTTACAACAGAATTAAAAGATGAACATATAGAAATCATAAAAAAAATAGATGTTCCATTAGTTATAATAGGTCAAAAAAACAGACGAATAGATGTTCCATCGGTTTTATATGACTATTATAATGCATCAAAAAAGGCAGTTGAATATTTAATTGAAAGAGGACATAAAAAGATAGCATTTTTAGGAGTTCCTGAAACCAACACATATTTAGGTCAACTTTCAAAAGAGGGATATTTGGATGCTTTGGAAGAAAATGGAATATCAATAAAAAAAGAATATATGTATATAGGAGATTTTGCAGTTGGAACTGGATATACAGCTATAAAACATATAATTGAAAAATCAAAAGAGATACCAACAGCAATTTATGCAGCAACAGATCATTTAGCAATTACGGCTATGCATTATCTATATGAAAAAGGGATTAGAGTTCCTGAAGATATGTCGATAGTTGGAAGTGATGATATGGAAATATCTAAATATACAAATCCAGCACTTACTACTATAAAATATGATTATTTTGGAGCAGGAGTTCAAGCTGCGAATTTAGTGCTTGACAAAGTAGAAGGTAAGTCAGGGGTGTTAAAAACGGTAGTTATTGATTATACACTTCAGGAAAGAGATAGTACAAAACGAATAAAATAA
- the cdd gene encoding cytidine deaminase yields the protein MKTNVIDLIEKAIEVRERAYSKYSGFKVGAIVIGDNDKMYKGVNVENKSYGLTMCAERTAIFSGVTDGMKKLKTIVIVADTEDVVTPCGACREVISEFATPETEIVLSNLSKKYKIYTIQELLPFSFELEE from the coding sequence ATGAAAACGAATGTCATAGATTTAATAGAAAAAGCTATTGAAGTTAGAGAAAGAGCATATTCAAAATATTCAGGATTTAAAGTGGGAGCGATTGTAATAGGGGATAATGATAAAATGTATAAAGGTGTAAACGTAGAAAATAAATCATATGGTCTTACAATGTGTGCTGAAAGAACAGCAATTTTTTCTGGCGTAACTGACGGAATGAAAAAACTTAAGACAATTGTAATAGTTGCAGATACAGAGGATGTAGTTACACCATGTGGAGCTTGTAGAGAAGTTATATCTGAATTTGCAACACCAGAAACTGAAATTGTGCTTTCAAATTTATCGAAAAAGTATAAAATTTATACTATTCAAGAACTTTTACCATTCAGCTTTGAATTGGAAGAATAA
- a CDS encoding LacI family DNA-binding transcriptional regulator codes for MRITIKDIAKIAGVDHSTVSRSLNDSPRVSKKTKEKIKKIAEELGFEFNHNARALSSQKTGTVGLIYPETYEQTGTSLFLAYLLKNIQRIFEKHSLDVIIKFPKNKFTNESNIKKIISQRKVDGLIIASPDILPEDWEYINKFNIPVTFLHFRPKYFHSDKIDYVYTDHKKGGYMATKYLLNLGHKKIITITDEMYDTQFQDRTHGYQEALEEVGYKLKAENVFKCKTSFEAGYELAKENLEEFKNADAIFAQTDIVALGIQEYLKSKDVKIPQDVSIIGYDGLEIGEFFSPKLTTILQPKDKLADLACERLVELLKERKEGIYLHKILEPKLLIRESCVEKK; via the coding sequence ATGCGTATTACAATAAAAGATATTGCTAAAATAGCAGGAGTTGATCATTCAACTGTGTCAAGGAGTCTAAATGATAGTCCTAGAGTATCTAAAAAAACAAAAGAAAAAATAAAAAAAATAGCAGAAGAGTTAGGATTTGAATTTAATCATAATGCTAGAGCTCTTAGTTCGCAAAAGACTGGGACGGTAGGGCTAATATATCCTGAGACTTATGAACAAACAGGAACAAGTCTATTTTTGGCATATTTATTAAAAAATATACAAAGAATATTTGAAAAACATTCATTAGATGTAATTATAAAGTTTCCTAAAAATAAATTTACTAATGAAAGTAATATAAAAAAAATAATAAGTCAAAGGAAAGTAGATGGGTTAATTATAGCTAGTCCGGATATATTACCAGAAGATTGGGAATATATAAATAAATTTAATATACCTGTTACATTTTTACATTTTAGGCCTAAATATTTTCATTCTGATAAAATAGATTATGTTTATACAGATCATAAAAAAGGTGGATATATGGCTACAAAATATTTACTGAATTTAGGACATAAAAAAATAATTACAATTACAGATGAAATGTATGATACTCAATTCCAAGACAGGACACATGGATATCAAGAGGCATTAGAAGAAGTTGGATATAAATTGAAAGCTGAAAATGTATTTAAGTGTAAAACGTCATTTGAAGCAGGATATGAGTTAGCAAAAGAGAATTTGGAGGAATTTAAAAATGCAGATGCTATATTTGCACAAACAGATATAGTGGCGTTAGGAATTCAAGAATATTTAAAATCAAAAGATGTAAAAATACCGCAAGATGTATCAATTATAGGTTATGATGGATTGGAGATTGGAGAGTTTTTTTCTCCTAAATTAACTACTATTTTACAACCGAAGGATAAATTAGCAGATCTAGCTTGCGAAAGACTTGTTGAACTATTAAAAGAGCGAAAAGAAGGTATTTATTTGCATAAAATATTAGAACCAAAATTGTTGATTAGAGAATCGTGTGTAGAAAAAAAATAG
- a CDS encoding methyl-accepting chemotaxis protein, which translates to MKKVKKNKKNIGIKLQILLPVIFVIIILVGVVSGVSSFLLKTGFFKVKYSVNEKLEKMKENTITNTENFSSEVNKSLSKTSEKIKEGKENQLKNSIKQAAKAGNKFIDNKIEMNSKMVNIVSKTSKVVNLMTDALVEKDTRPMLDKKSGYYVQRFKQTGSILLFTSFLNDIKKETWSNSPIGLNLFIKNGMVIATSKFKYGELKKSYNNKNISDMIKKKKELRDVVDSKDGLAIQIYEPIIDSLHQIAGGFVVTLPINSEFIDELKAYIGVDIVLYNKWKSYTSTFGGHRRLKLEDEKDLFEKIKNSDLVIKDTKIKDKNYRIAYVPIKDKENNVKGMIGFVVSTESLYATLQKLDSDKSKLLKTIGNMKDNSIKSFEEDEKSIIQNLDETQSSTLKSSNNIIIILVIIGAIVSSLIIVFVISKIAKKILEILNITNYVSNGDLTKEVIIKNEDELGKLGIGINAMVDNLKNIVKMILNVSDNSVKSVDEINKLSDKNQVTVTEFVKDFHKVGEKLLLEVREIENMNTSLEEINIAAEELSRNITEINDRSESASDMAKEGSSYIEKAVDSINRIEREVREISRLENKLIDKFNSIEKFVGVINQISEQTNLLALNAAIEAARAGDAGKGFAVVANEVKKLAEESVQAASDIENMVLDMRQESENVKSSINIGLNEVESGVEVYAKTGEFLKQIIGAIENINDMIRNSVAATEEQSANITSGMTAMNEMHKEVLEIKGVMEKLTGSSKELIDNSEEIDNGIGKIEMEVLKIRDKISEFVVDDKNEIKQMKEVNKK; encoded by the coding sequence ATGAAAAAAGTGAAAAAGAATAAAAAAAATATAGGAATAAAGCTACAAATACTTCTGCCAGTAATATTTGTAATAATAATATTGGTGGGAGTCGTTTCAGGAGTATCATCTTTCTTATTAAAAACAGGTTTTTTTAAAGTTAAATATTCAGTTAATGAAAAATTAGAAAAAATGAAAGAGAATACAATTACAAATACTGAAAATTTTTCATCTGAAGTAAATAAAAGTCTATCTAAAACAAGTGAAAAGATAAAAGAGGGAAAAGAAAATCAATTAAAAAATAGTATAAAACAAGCTGCGAAAGCTGGGAATAAATTTATTGATAATAAAATAGAGATGAATTCAAAGATGGTAAATATTGTATCTAAAACTTCAAAAGTTGTAAATCTAATGACAGATGCATTAGTTGAAAAAGATACTAGACCAATGTTAGATAAGAAAAGTGGGTATTATGTTCAAAGATTTAAACAAACTGGAAGTATATTATTATTTACAAGTTTTCTTAATGATATAAAAAAAGAAACTTGGAGTAATAGTCCTATTGGATTAAATTTGTTTATAAAAAATGGAATGGTAATTGCAACTAGTAAATTTAAGTATGGAGAATTAAAGAAAAGTTATAATAATAAAAATATATCAGATATGATAAAGAAGAAAAAAGAATTAAGAGATGTTGTAGACTCTAAGGATGGATTAGCAATTCAAATATATGAACCAATAATAGATTCACTACATCAAATAGCAGGAGGGTTTGTAGTAACTTTGCCAATAAACAGTGAGTTTATTGATGAGTTAAAAGCGTATATTGGAGTAGATATAGTATTATATAATAAGTGGAAAAGTTATACAAGTACATTTGGTGGACATAGAAGGTTGAAGTTAGAAGATGAAAAAGATCTGTTTGAAAAGATAAAAAATAGTGATTTAGTAATAAAAGATACAAAAATAAAAGATAAAAATTATAGAATTGCATATGTACCAATAAAAGATAAAGAAAATAATGTTAAAGGGATGATTGGATTTGTAGTTTCTACAGAATCGTTATATGCAACACTACAAAAATTAGACAGTGATAAATCTAAATTATTAAAGACAATTGGTAATATGAAAGATAATTCTATAAAGTCTTTTGAAGAAGATGAAAAATCAATTATACAAAATTTGGATGAGACTCAATCAAGTACGTTAAAGTCTAGTAATAATATTATAATAATTTTAGTGATTATAGGTGCAATAGTTTCATCATTAATAATAGTATTTGTTATTTCAAAAATAGCAAAGAAAATATTAGAAATATTAAATATTACAAATTATGTATCAAATGGAGATTTAACAAAAGAAGTTATTATAAAGAATGAAGATGAATTAGGTAAATTAGGAATTGGAATTAATGCAATGGTTGATAATTTGAAAAACATTGTAAAAATGATATTAAATGTTAGTGATAATTCTGTAAAATCAGTAGATGAAATAAATAAATTATCAGATAAAAATCAAGTAACTGTAACGGAATTCGTTAAGGATTTTCATAAAGTTGGAGAAAAATTATTATTAGAAGTAAGAGAAATAGAAAATATGAATACATCATTAGAAGAGATTAATATAGCAGCAGAGGAATTAAGTAGAAATATAACTGAAATAAACGATAGGTCAGAAAGTGCATCTGATATGGCAAAAGAGGGAAGTAGTTATATAGAAAAAGCAGTAGATAGCATTAATAGAATAGAAAGAGAAGTAAGAGAAATATCTAGATTAGAAAATAAACTAATTGATAAATTTAACTCTATTGAAAAATTTGTTGGAGTTATTAATCAAATATCAGAGCAAACGAATTTATTGGCATTAAATGCAGCGATAGAAGCAGCTAGAGCTGGAGATGCTGGGAAAGGATTTGCAGTTGTAGCAAATGAAGTTAAAAAATTAGCTGAAGAATCAGTTCAAGCTGCATCTGATATTGAAAATATGGTTTTAGATATGAGACAAGAATCTGAGAATGTAAAATCTAGTATAAATATTGGGTTAAATGAAGTAGAAAGCGGAGTAGAAGTATATGCTAAAACAGGAGAATTTTTAAAACAAATAATTGGTGCTATAGAAAATATAAATGATATGATTAGAAATAGTGTAGCAGCTACTGAAGAGCAATCAGCTAATATTACCAGTGGAATGACAGCTATGAATGAAATGCACAAAGAAGTATTAGAGATAAAAGGAGTTATGGAAAAATTAACAGGATCATCGAAAGAATTAATAGATAATTCGGAAGAGATAGATAATGGAATAGGAAAAATAGAAATGGAAGTATTAAAAATAAGAGATAAAATTTCTGAATTTGTTGTAGATGATAAAAATGAAATAAAACAAATGAAAGAAGTTAATAAAAAATAA
- a CDS encoding ABC transporter substrate-binding protein, translated as MKKFLVMLMVGVFVSAVAFGGIFDSLFKKKAAKSDNGKVVIKIASGAVGNELELMKKAAKWYTDEHPNVEIKVWDTPDSTTDRLGLYLQFMEAKSPEIDIYQIDVIWPGDMAEHLVDLYQYGAKAVVGDHFPAIVKNNTVDGKLVAMPFFTDAGMLYYRKDLLAKYGLTPPKTWDDLEIAAKKIQAGERAAGNQDFQGFVWQGDAYEGLTCDALEWIKSNGGGSIVSPDKKITINNPNAIEAINRAKNWVGTISPKGVTGMAEESARAVWQSGNAAFMRNWPYAYSLGNSKDSVIKGKFDVSALPAGKSGMGAATLGGWQLAVSKYSEHKAIAADVTLFLTSKRVQKMRAIEGSYNPTIKSLYKDKDVLAAAPFFGSLYNVFTSAVARPSTATAPNYAKTSQKFYTAVYDVLTGKQDAKTAMEYLEADLEDITGYPAGSPQK; from the coding sequence ATGAAGAAATTTTTAGTAATGTTAATGGTTGGGGTGTTTGTTTCAGCAGTTGCTTTTGGAGGTATCTTTGATTCTTTATTTAAAAAGAAGGCTGCTAAAAGTGATAATGGAAAAGTGGTTATTAAGATAGCAAGTGGAGCAGTAGGAAATGAATTAGAATTAATGAAAAAAGCTGCAAAATGGTATACTGATGAACACCCAAATGTAGAGATAAAAGTATGGGACACTCCTGATTCTACAACTGATAGATTAGGATTATATTTACAATTTATGGAAGCTAAAAGTCCAGAAATAGATATTTATCAAATTGATGTTATATGGCCTGGAGATATGGCAGAGCATTTAGTAGATTTATATCAATATGGAGCAAAAGCCGTTGTAGGAGATCATTTTCCAGCAATAGTTAAAAATAATACTGTAGATGGGAAATTAGTAGCTATGCCATTCTTTACAGATGCTGGAATGCTTTATTATAGAAAAGATTTATTAGCTAAATATGGTTTGACTCCTCCTAAAACTTGGGATGACTTAGAAATAGCAGCTAAAAAAATTCAAGCTGGAGAAAGAGCAGCTGGGAACCAAGATTTCCAAGGGTTTGTATGGCAAGGAGATGCATATGAAGGATTAACTTGTGATGCATTAGAATGGATTAAATCAAATGGTGGTGGATCAATAGTAAGTCCAGACAAAAAAATCACAATAAATAATCCGAATGCAATAGAAGCAATAAATAGAGCTAAAAATTGGGTAGGAACAATTTCACCAAAAGGTGTAACTGGAATGGCAGAAGAATCAGCCCGTGCAGTTTGGCAATCAGGAAATGCTGCATTTATGAGAAACTGGCCATATGCATATTCATTAGGAAATAGTAAAGATAGCGTAATAAAAGGAAAATTTGATGTATCTGCATTACCAGCAGGAAAATCTGGAATGGGTGCAGCAACTCTTGGAGGATGGCAATTAGCAGTAAGTAAATATAGTGAACATAAAGCTATAGCTGCAGATGTAACATTGTTCTTAACTTCAAAAAGAGTGCAAAAGATGAGAGCTATAGAAGGATCATATAATCCAACAATAAAATCATTGTATAAAGATAAAGATGTATTAGCAGCAGCTCCATTCTTTGGAAGTTTATATAATGTATTTACAAGTGCTGTAGCAAGACCATCAACAGCAACAGCACCAAATTATGCAAAAACTTCTCAAAAATTCTACACTGCTGTATATGATGTATTAACAGGAAAACAAGATGCAAAAACAGCTATGGAATATTTAGAAGCAGATTTAGAAGATATTACTGGATATCCAGCAGGATCTCCACAAAAGTAA
- a CDS encoding carbohydrate ABC transporter permease — translation MIMSKKTKKILGKVGLWTMVILIFVYMLFPFYWAIISSLKTEAQLQMMPATFIPRDPMTHKISFSFKNYISVFQNIGFIRGLWNSTIVATTTTVLSLIVGAFAAFALGKLRFKGKRIALYTILSMTMFPQVTVLTGLYAVVNVLGISAMPSMILSYMIFTLPFTTWVLTSFFKDLPVELMQSAQVDGATPFQSFKYVLLPLTAPALVTTGLLAFISAWNEYLFALTFTSIEPTARTVPIAIALFSGKIARQEPFGEIMAAAVVVTIPIIILVLFFQKRIVAGLTAGAVKG, via the coding sequence ATGATTATGAGTAAAAAAACAAAAAAAATACTTGGAAAAGTAGGACTTTGGACAATGGTAATATTAATATTTGTATATATGTTGTTCCCGTTTTATTGGGCAATTATATCTTCTCTTAAAACAGAAGCTCAATTACAAATGATGCCAGCAACTTTTATACCTAGAGATCCTATGACACATAAGATATCATTTTCTTTTAAAAATTATATATCAGTATTCCAAAATATAGGATTTATAAGAGGACTATGGAATAGTACAATAGTGGCAACAACAACGACAGTTTTATCATTAATAGTAGGAGCTTTTGCAGCTTTTGCATTAGGAAAATTAAGATTTAAAGGGAAAAGAATAGCCCTATACACAATTTTATCAATGACAATGTTTCCTCAAGTAACTGTATTAACAGGATTATATGCTGTAGTAAATGTATTAGGAATTTCAGCAATGCCTAGTATGATTCTTTCATATATGATTTTTACATTACCGTTTACAACTTGGGTATTGACATCATTTTTTAAAGATTTACCAGTAGAACTTATGCAGTCAGCACAAGTAGATGGAGCAACACCATTTCAAAGTTTTAAATATGTGTTGTTACCATTAACTGCACCAGCCTTAGTTACAACAGGGTTATTAGCATTTATATCAGCTTGGAATGAGTATTTATTTGCTTTAACATTTACATCTATAGAACCAACAGCTAGAACAGTTCCAATAGCTATTGCGTTATTTAGTGGAAAGATTGCTAGGCAAGAGCCGTTTGGTGAAATTATGGCAGCAGCAGTAGTAGTTACAATACCTATAATTATATTAGTTTTATTTTTCCAAAAACGTATTGTGGCTGGATTAACAGCAGGAGCTGTAAAAGGATAA
- a CDS encoding carbohydrate ABC transporter permease: protein MGNKKMKGLAQQEQSLATKLLLPTFLILLLLAAYPLIQVFYTSFTDKRFAGVNKTNFIGLKNYQKLLSFTIKEIDPKTQRAIDVLPRRPIRFKELSRINIFGKHYIIGASDVEFIKSIKDTITFSFWSVLLETILGLIVALVVNSNFRGKGAMRAIMLVPWAIITVVSARMWGWMFQSTRIGFFNSLLSQLGIGNGNISFLTNEAWQMPSIIAIDVWKTTPFMALLLLAGLQVIPGSLYEAAEVDGAGKIRQFFSITLPLLKPAIAIALVFRTLDALRVFDLFQVLLSTRRFSMASYNYAQLINYRNMGMASSIGVIIFILIFGFAITYIKMLGVDDE, encoded by the coding sequence ATGGGAAATAAAAAGATGAAAGGATTGGCTCAGCAAGAGCAAAGCCTAGCAACTAAGTTATTGCTTCCTACATTTTTAATTTTGTTACTTTTGGCAGCTTATCCGTTAATTCAGGTGTTTTATACAAGTTTTACTGATAAAAGGTTTGCTGGGGTTAATAAAACTAATTTTATAGGTTTAAAAAACTATCAAAAGTTACTTAGTTTTACAATAAAGGAAATTGATCCGAAAACTCAAAGAGCAATAGATGTATTGCCTAGAAGACCTATAAGATTTAAAGAACTTTCTAGAATAAATATTTTTGGAAAACATTATATAATAGGTGCAAGTGATGTAGAGTTCATAAAATCAATAAAAGATACAATTACATTCAGTTTCTGGTCAGTTTTGCTGGAAACGATATTAGGATTAATAGTAGCACTTGTCGTCAATAGTAATTTCAGAGGAAAAGGAGCAATGAGAGCAATAATGCTAGTTCCGTGGGCGATAATTACTGTAGTTAGTGCTAGAATGTGGGGATGGATGTTTCAGTCTACACGGATAGGATTTTTTAATTCCCTTTTATCTCAACTAGGGATTGGAAATGGAAATATATCATTTTTGACAAATGAAGCATGGCAAATGCCATCTATTATAGCAATAGATGTATGGAAAACTACACCATTTATGGCATTATTGCTTTTGGCAGGACTACAAGTAATACCAGGATCATTATATGAAGCAGCAGAGGTTGATGGTGCTGGAAAAATAAGACAATTTTTTTCTATAACATTACCATTATTAAAACCTGCAATAGCAATAGCTCTTGTATTTAGAACATTAGATGCACTTAGAGTATTTGATTTGTTTCAAGTCCTTTTATCTACAAGAAGATTTTCAATGGCAAGTTATAACTATGCGCAATTGATAAATTATAGAAATATGGGAATGGCATCTAGTATTGGTGTGATAATATTTATATTAATATTTGGGTTTGCTATTACTTACATTAAGATGTTAGGAGTTGATGACGAATGA